TCCACGCTTGAGATCCACTCAAGCGTCAGCGGCGAGCACGAGGAGCATTCGGCGAGTAAGGGACATGCGAGTTTTTGGGTCGTTATTGCCGAGATCGCCGTGCTTGACATCGTCTTTTCGCTTGATAGCGTCATCACCGCAGTGGGCATGGCAAACCACATCGAGATCATGATCCTAGCAGTGATACTTGCCGTGGGCGTGATGATGTTTGCGTCTAAGAGTATCTCAAATTTCGTCGATAACAACCCGACGATCAAAATTCTCGCGCTTGCATTTTTGATCCTGATCGGCTTTACGCTTGTGGGCGAGGGGCTCGGTATGCACGTGCCTAAGGGCTACGTTTACTTTGCGATGGCGTTTTCTCTGGGCGTGGAGCTCATCAACATCTACGCTCGCAAAAAGTCGGCAAAACGCGCGCAAGAGGCTCAAAAGTAAATTTGAGCCTTTAAATTTGCTTTTAGGCGCGCAGGGCGGCAAATTTGACGCTTCGGCTTTTTTATTGGGGCGTCAAATTTAAACTGAACGAATTTGAGCGGTAAATTTAAAAAGCAAAGGAGCTAGCGTGGATGTAAAAGGCGAATTTTTAGAGATTTTAGAGAGGCTTAGGAGCCAAAAGCTAGCGGCATTTTCGCAAAAACTCATCAAAAGCCCCGAAATTTTAGGCGTAAAAACCCCTGAGCTAAGACGCCTGGCAAAGCAAAATTTCACTCGGCTAAATTTAGAGCAGATCGCAGGTTACGAGCCGTTTTTTCATGAGGAGTTTATGCTAAAGGGCTTTTTGATAATGCTCGTTAAAGACGACGAGGCCAAATTTAAGCTAGCTAGCGAGTTTATCAAAATGATGCCAAACTGGGCTGTGACGGACGGCTTTGAGCCTAAATTTAGCGATGCGCGCTACGTGGATGCGCTGCTAAAGCAGGCTCTGGGCTCAAATTTAGAATACGAAAAGCGGTTTTTCTACGTTTATTTTATGCGAAATTTCGGGGCGCTTTCGCTCGAGCGGTTTTTTGAAATTTGCGCCGAAGAAAAGGACGAGCGATACTACGTGCAAATGGCGGCGGCTTGGTGTTTAGCCGAGATTTTTATTAAATTTAACGGCGC
This genomic stretch from uncultured Campylobacter sp. harbors:
- a CDS encoding TerC family protein, which codes for MFDWIFSPEAWLSLVTLTGLEIVLGIDNIIFIAILVGKLPPEQRDKGRILGLSLAMLTRIALLLSLFWIMKLTKPLFSVFDFTITGRDLVLILGGLFLIGKSTLEIHSSVSGEHEEHSASKGHASFWVVIAEIAVLDIVFSLDSVITAVGMANHIEIMILAVILAVGVMMFASKSISNFVDNNPTIKILALAFLILIGFTLVGEGLGMHVPKGYVYFAMAFSLGVELINIYARKKSAKRAQEAQK
- a CDS encoding DNA alkylation repair protein — encoded protein: MDVKGEFLEILERLRSQKLAAFSQKLIKSPEILGVKTPELRRLAKQNFTRLNLEQIAGYEPFFHEEFMLKGFLIMLVKDDEAKFKLASEFIKMMPNWAVTDGFEPKFSDARYVDALLKQALGSNLEYEKRFFYVYFMRNFGALSLERFFEICAEEKDERYYVQMAAAWCLAEIFIKFNGAGRELLESGRLSKFTHNKTISKICDSYRVPKDVKDALLELKIK